Within Triticum dicoccoides isolate Atlit2015 ecotype Zavitan chromosome 1B, WEW_v2.0, whole genome shotgun sequence, the genomic segment CACAATTCCCGGCAGGAAATCCATCTCTTGCTCCGAATCGCGACTCCCTCAGAATCCCCCTTTCTGCACCAATCCAGCGCCGAATCAGCGTCCGGAACGAACAGGAACAAGTGCCAGATGGACCAAAGATTGAAATTTTTTATTTGGAGAATGCTTACCTCGTTCACCTTGTAGCGATCGCGGTTCACCTCCGAGAGAAACTCGCCGGGGGAGATGGACTGCGGGAGAAGAAGACAAGATGAGAGGTGAGTAATCGGAGGAGGGAAAGGGAGGATTTCGCGAGCGCGATCGAGGAATTTTTTTGGGGGCGTGTCTTGCTTACGCACGTTGATTTGGCGCTGGACGGCCTTGGGCCGCCTCTTGTACCGGCGCGGCGGCTTCTTGCCGGTCATCGCGAGGAAGTCCGCCTCGATCTCCTGCTTGGTGAGCTCCACCGAGAACCCGGCGCTAATCCTgccgccggaggaggagccgccgCCGTCCATGTTCCAGAGCTTCCTGTGCTCCTGCGCGTCCTCCGCGCCGTCCCGGCCGCCCCTCCGGTCCCTCAGCTGGTAGTACTGCTTCCGGGCAGATTCCTCCGCCGCGGCGCCCTCGTCGGCCGGAGGGGCGTGCTTAGCCTCCCCCGGCGCCGCCACGGGGGCGGCTTTCGGCGGGGATCGGGAGCTGTTGCGCAG encodes:
- the LOC119311025 gene encoding uncharacterized protein LOC119311025; the encoded protein is MESSPTPASAMPAPSPASSSRSRDNRLLVGFDLPASWGYRRPMAFCKDPESSPPAAAAAAAGDEALRNSSRSPPKAAPVAAPGEAKHAPPADEGAAAEESARKQYYQLRDRRGGRDGAEDAQEHRKLWNMDGGGSSSGGRISAGFSVELTKQEIEADFLAMTGKKPPRRYKRRPKAVQRQINSISPGEFLSEVNRDRYKVNEKGGF